The Impatiens glandulifera chromosome 3, dImpGla2.1, whole genome shotgun sequence genome contains a region encoding:
- the LOC124931377 gene encoding protein arginine N-methyltransferase 1.5 → MPLGEMVGDKSDSRYCGVEAEFMDNMPQLLYININGGFDFVAAPLMDPSYRPSLMDCTNGIPVPPFAGSDLVLSPSQWSGHVVGKISSWIDLDSEDETLRSDSEITIKQEIAWASHLSLQACLLPTPKGVSCANYARCVNEILQNLNTMQLWLRIPLEKSDEDAGDSNSNHTTEGLVDAWELWNSFRLLCEHHSQLSIALDVWSSLPSINSVERWFGEPVKAAIVHTDSFLTNAKGYPCLSKRHQKLVNELFNHSIQVIISGNPVLDVPLAASNTATGTIRHPLRPYLDYIGYMYQKMDPIPEQERFELGYRDFLQSPLQPLMDNLEAQTYETFEKDTVKYTQYQKAVAKALLDRVPDEDTSTVTTVLMVVGAGRGPLVRASLQAAEETGRKLKVYAVEKNPNAVVTLHSLVKLEGWEKLVTIVSSDMRCWNAPEKADILVSELLGSFGDNELSPECLDGAQRFLKEDGISIPSSYTSFIQPITTSKLYNDVKLHKDLAHFETAYVVKLHRVARLAPTKPVFTFDHPNISTNKSNQRYIKLRFEIPPDTGSALVHGLAGYFDAVLYKDVHLGIEPSTATPNMFSWFPIFFPLRQPVLVAPGSPFEVHFWRRCSTKVWYEWCVTSPTSSAVHNSSGRSYWVGL, encoded by the exons ATGCCGCTCGGGGAAATGGTAGGGGACAAGAGTGACTCGCGCTACTGCGGAGTCGAGGCAGAATTCATGGATAACATGCCTCAACTtctatatatcaatataaatggAGGTTTCGACTTTGTTGCTGCTCCCTTG ATGGATCCCAGTTATAGGCCTAGCTTAATGGACTGTACCAATGGGATCCCTGTTCCACCATTTGCTGGTTCAGACTTAGTCTTGAGTCCTTCTCAGTGGAGCGGTCATGTTGTTG GAAAAATTAGCTCATGGATTGATTTGGATTCAGAAGATGAGACACTTCGAAGTGACTCTGAAATCACAATTAAACAGGAAATAGCATGGGCCTCACATCTGTCTTTGCAG GCATGTCTTCTTCCTACCCCTAAAGGAGTATCATGTGCTAATTATGCAAGATGTGTTAATGAGATATTACAGAATCTCAATACTATGCAG CTATGGCTCAGAATACCACTTGAGAAATCTGACGAAGATGCCGGGGATTCAAATTCTAATCATACG ACTGAAGGATTGGTTGATGCTTGGGAATTATGGAATTCATTTCGCCTTCTCTGTGAACATCACAGTCAGTTGTCAATTGCTCTTGATGTCTG gAGTTCTCTACCTTCAATAAATTCAGTTGAACGTTGGTTTGGGGAGCCTGTCAAAGCAGCCATTGTTCATACTGAT TCTTTTCTAACCAATGCCAAAGGTTATCCATGCCTTTCTAAAAGGCACCAAAAGCTAGTCAATGAATTATTCAACCATTCAATACAG GTAATAATTTCTGGAAATCCTGTCCTTGATGTTCCACTGGCAGCCTCTAACACAGCCACTG GTACTATAAGACATCCTTTACGTCCATATTTGGATTACATAGGTTATATGTATCAAAAGATGGATCCTATTCCAGAACAAGAACGCTTTGAG CTTGGTTACAGAGATTTTTTGCAGTCGCCATTACAA CCTCTTATGGATAATTTGGAGGCACAAACATATGAAACATTTGAAAAAGATACGGTCAAATATACTCAG TATCAAAAAGCAGTTGCCAAGGCTTTATTGGATAGGGTCCCTGATGAAGACACATCAACTGTTACAACG GTACTAATGGTTGTTGGAGCTGGACGAGGACCTCTTGTTAGGGCATCATTACAG GCAGCTGAAGAAACAGGACGAAAGTTGAAAGTTTATGCAGTGGAAAAAAATCCAAATGCAGTTGTTACTCTGCAT AGCTTGGTCAAGTTGGAAGGCTGGGAAAAGTTAGTAACTATTGTTTCTAGTGATATGCGGTGTTGGAATGCACCAGAGAAAGCAGACATTTTG GTTAGTGAATTGCTGGGGTCTTTTGGTGATAATGAACTATCACCAGAGTGTCTTGATGGGGCACAAAGATTCTTAAAAGAGGACGGAATATCAATTCCTTCATC GTATACAAGTTTTATCCAACCAATAACAACATCAAAGCTGTACAATGAt GTAAAACTCCATAAAGATCTTGCTCACTTTGAAACTGCATATGTTGTTAAACTTCACCGTGTTGCTAGGCTTGCTCCTACAAAGCCT GTCTTTACATTTGATCATCCAAACATCTCAACTAATAAAAGCAATCAGAGGTACATAAAACTTCGTTTTGAGATACCCCCTGATACTGGTTCAGCCCTAGTTCATG GATTGGCAGGTTATTTTGATGCAGTGCTGTACAAAGATGTCCATCTTGGCATTGAACCTTCAACAGCTACACCTAACATGTTCAGCTG GTTTCCAATATTTTTCCCGTTGAGGCAGCCTGTTCTTGTAGCTCCAGGATCCCCTTTCGAAGTCCACTTTTGGCGTAGATGTTCTACCAAG GTTTGGTATGAATGGTGTGTGACTTCTCCAACTTCATCTGCGGTTCATAACAGCAGCGGTCGCTCGTACTGGGTTGGTCTCTAG